The genomic stretch GCCGTGGTCGCGGTTCCAGCGGCCGGCCAGGGCCATCAGACGCACCGAGTCGAGGCCGTAGTCGACCAGGTTCTCGTCGGCGGGGATGTCGGCGGGGTCCTCGCCGAGGACGTCGGCGACGTCGTTGCGCAGCTGTTCCAGGGTCAGTGCCATGGTCAGTTCCCTTCGAAGACGGTGGCGGTGGTGGTGACCACGGCGCACTTGCCGGCCGCCCAGCGGAGCGCCATCGCGTGGTCCTCGGCGGAGAAGTCGGCCACCGCGTCGGCCACCAGGAAGGCCTGGAGGTCGCGCATCCAGGCGTCGCAGGCGGTCATCATGACGCCGATGTGCGCGTAGACGCCGGTGATCACGAGCTGGTCGCGGCCGAGGCCGCGCAGCCGCTCTTCGAGGTCGGTGCGGACGAAGCCGCTGTACTTCCACTTGGTCAGCACGGTGTCGTCCGGGCCGGGGGCGACCGCGTCGGCGATGGCCGCGGCGTGCTCGTCGGCGGGCAGGCCCGGGCCCCAGAAGTCCTGCTGGAGGCCGCGTTCGGCGGGGGTCTGGCCGCCGGGCTGCGCGGTGTACAGGACGGGGATGCCGAGCCGGGCGGCCTGTTCCTTGAGGGCGGCGACGTTGCGCAGCAGGTCCGTGACGGGCGACGCCTCGGTCCGGTACGCCGACAGGAAGTAGTTCTGCAGGTCGTGGACGAGCAGCACGGCGCGCGACGGGTCGGCTTTCCAGTCCACGCGGTTCGCGGGCAGGTCGCCGGCGGACGGCATGGGGTAGGGGGCGATGGCGGGCAGGGCCATGGTGCGGTGCGGTCCCTTCTGGACGGTCGGTGCGGGGCGGTCGGGGCGGTGCCGTGGGCGCTCAGGAGGGCCCGGCGGCGCGGGTGGCGGCGGACCTGAGGTCCTTCTTGGATATCTTGCCGACGCCGGTCTGCGGGAAGGAGTCCACGAACACCACGCGGTCGGGCACCTTGTAGGCGGCGAGGCCGCGGGTGCGGACGAACTTCTTGATCTCGACCGGCTTCACCGGCGCGGCGCCGTCCCGCAGGATCACGTACGCGCAGGTGCGCTCGCCCAGGTAGGGGTCGGGTTCGGCGACCACGTTGGCGTCGTGCACGGCGGGGTGGGCCAGCAGGTGGTTCTCGACCTCCTCGGCGGCGACCTTCTCGCCGCCGCGGTTGATCTGGTCCTTGGCGCGGCCCTCGACGACCAGGTGCCCGGTGGGGGTGAGCCGGACGACGTCGCCGGTGCGGTAGAAGCCGTCCGCGGTGAAGGAGCGGGCGTTGTGCTCGGGCGCCTTCCAGTAGCCGCGGATGGTGTAGGGGCCGCGGGTGAGCAGATGGCCGGTCTCGCCGACGGGCAGGTCGTTGTCCTCGTCGTCCACGACGCGGATCTCGTCGTCCGGGGAGATGGGGCGGCCCTGGGTGGTGACGATGATCTCCTCGGGGTCGTCCAGCCGGGTGTAGTTCACCAGGCCCTCGGCCATGCCGAAGACCTGCTGGAGGGTGCAGCCGAGGGTGGGCCGTACCCGCCGGGCGGCCTCCTCGCTGAACTTGGCGCCGCCCACCAGCAGCACGTCGAGGCTGCTCAGGTCGTACGGCGTGCCGGGCGCGGCCTCCGTCCAGACCAGGGCCAGCGGCGGGACGAGGCCGGTGATCGTGACGCGTTCGCGCTCGATGAGCGGGAACGCCACGTCGGGGGTGGGCTGCGGGGACAGCACGACGCGGGCGCCCGCGTACAGGGCGCCGAGCGTGCCGGGCGAGGACAGCGGGAAGTTGTGGGCGGCGGGCAGCACGCACAGGTAGACGCTGTTCTCGTCGACGCCGCACAGCTCGTTGGAGCCCCACAGCGAGTAGATGTAGTCGTCGTGGGTGCGCGGGATGAGCTTGGGGACGCCGGTGCTGCCGCCGGAGAGCTGGAGGAAGGCCAGGTCGTGCGGGGCGGGTTCGTCCCATGCCGGGCCGTCGGCGGGCACGTCGGCCGGTACGTCGGCGAGGGCTTCGAAGGGGCCCGCGTCGCCGCCGGTGACGAAGACGTGCCGCAGGCCCGGCACCTCGGCCCGTACGGACGCAGCGAGGTCGCGGTAGTCGAAGCCGCCGTGTTCGGCGGCGATGACGTAGGCGGCGGCGCCGGTGAACTCGCAGAAGTAGCGGATCTCGGTCTCGCGGTGGGCGGGCAGCGCGAAGACGGGGAGGGCGCCGAGGCGGAAGAGGGCGAAGACGACCTCGAAGAACTCGGCGACGTTGGGGAGCTGGACGACGACCCGGTCGCCGCGGACGATGCCGCGGGCGTGGAGTCCGGCGGCCAGCCGGGTGGCGCGGCGGTCCAGTTCGCCGTACGTCCAGCGGCGGCCCTCGCCGGCCGGGTCGACGACGGCGATGCGGTCCGGGTGGGCGGCGGCCCGCTCGCGCAGCATCCCGGAGAACGTCTCGCCGCGCCACCAGCCCGCGGCGCGGTAGCGCTCGGCGAACTCCTCGGGCCAGGTGGGGGCGTGCGAACGGGCGTAGGCGTACTGATCGGTCACAGCTCGGCTCCGACGGCGCTGAGGAAGGTACGGAACTTGGCGCCGGTCTCGGCGGTCTCGGCGGCCGGCTCGGAGGCGGCGACGACGCCCGCGCCCGCGTACAGGCGCAGGGAGCGCTCCTCGGCCTCGGCGCAGCGGATGGTGACCACCCACTCGCCGTCGCCGGACGCGTCGCCCCAGCCCACCATGCCGGTGAAGAAACCGCGGTCGAACGGTTCGGTGTCGGTGATCACCTGGCGGGCGGTGTCGGTGGGGGTGCCGCAGACCGCGGGGGTGGGGTGGAGGGCGCAGGCCAGTTCCAGCGCGGAGGTGTCCGGGGCGGCGAGGGTGCCGGTGACGGTGGTGGACAGGTGCCACATGGTGGCGGTGCGCAGCAGGGTGGGCCGGGCGGGGACGGTCAGATCGGCGCAGTACGGGGCCAGGGCCCGGTGCACGGCGTCCACGACGACGGCGTGTTCGTGCAGGTCCTTGGCGGATTCCAGGAGCGCGGCGGCGCGGCGCACGTCCTCGGCCAGGTCGTCGCTGCGCGGGGTGGAGCCGGCGAGGGGGTTGGCGACGACGCGGTTGCCGCGGCGGGAGACGAGCAGTTCGGGGCTGGCGCCGAGGAGGGTGCGGCCGGGTGCGGTGGGCAGCGCGAAGGTGTAGCCGGAGGGGTCGCGGCGGGCCAGGCGCTGGAGCATCGCGGGGATGTCGAGCGGGTCGGGGGTGGTCAGTTCGAGGGTGCGGGCCAGGACGACCTTGCTGAACTCACCGCGCCACATGCGCTCCACCGCGGCGGCCACGCCGGCGCCGTACACCTCGGGCTCCGGTACGGGTCTGATGTCCCACGCGGCCGCGGCGGGCGGGTCGGCGGGCAGGGCGATCAGCGGGTCGGCGGTCAGCGGCGGCGCGGTCCGCGCGCTGCCGGGGACGGTGAGCGCCGCGGGCGCGGTCTGGTCGAAAGGCACCGCGCCGACGACGAGCGGCGCGTCGTGGCCGGCGGCCCGTGCGGCGTCGAGGGTGGCGGCGACCCGCTGTGCCAGGGGGCGCTCGTCGTGCGGGACCTCGCTGTGGGTGCCCTGCGCGAGGAGGGTGCGCGTGGGCGTGCCGAGGAAGCGGGCGCCGGGGGTGTAGGCGTCCAGGAGCGACGTCGCTGCTCCTACCGCTGGGTGGGACGGCTCGGCGAGGGGGACGTGCGTGGCGACTTCGGGTGCCGTCGGCACGGGAGCTCCAATTCTCGGAAGGTCGCGGGGATTTCCGGGGTGGCTGGTACGGGTGGGGACGCGGAGGGTGCGCGATGCGGTTGCCGGGTGGCGGGCCGCTCCCGGCGGGCGGTGGTGCCGGGGTGCGGCGCGGGTCACCGGAGGGTGGCGCCGCCGTCGACGTAGAGCTCCTGCATGGTGATGTGCCGGGCGCGGTCGGAGGCGAGGAAGACGACCGCGTCGGCGATGTCGGACGGGTCGGCGATCCGGCCGAGCGGGATGCCGGTGCGGTACGTCTGCGGGTCCCCGGCGATCACGCGGCGGGGCGCGTCGTCGTCGGTCCACAGCGCGCGTTGCATGGCGGTGTCGGTGGAGCCGGGCGCGACGATGTTGCAGCGCACGCCGCTGCGGGCGAGTTCGAGCCCCAGGCATTTGGTGTACATGGCCGCGGCGGCCTTGGAGGC from Streptomyces albofaciens JCM 4342 encodes the following:
- a CDS encoding (2,3-dihydroxybenzoyl)adenylate synthase, with the protein product MTDQYAYARSHAPTWPEEFAERYRAAGWWRGETFSGMLRERAAAHPDRIAVVDPAGEGRRWTYGELDRRATRLAAGLHARGIVRGDRVVVQLPNVAEFFEVVFALFRLGALPVFALPAHRETEIRYFCEFTGAAAYVIAAEHGGFDYRDLAASVRAEVPGLRHVFVTGGDAGPFEALADVPADVPADGPAWDEPAPHDLAFLQLSGGSTGVPKLIPRTHDDYIYSLWGSNELCGVDENSVYLCVLPAAHNFPLSSPGTLGALYAGARVVLSPQPTPDVAFPLIERERVTITGLVPPLALVWTEAAPGTPYDLSSLDVLLVGGAKFSEEAARRVRPTLGCTLQQVFGMAEGLVNYTRLDDPEEIIVTTQGRPISPDDEIRVVDDEDNDLPVGETGHLLTRGPYTIRGYWKAPEHNARSFTADGFYRTGDVVRLTPTGHLVVEGRAKDQINRGGEKVAAEEVENHLLAHPAVHDANVVAEPDPYLGERTCAYVILRDGAAPVKPVEIKKFVRTRGLAAYKVPDRVVFVDSFPQTGVGKISKKDLRSAATRAAGPS
- the dhbC gene encoding isochorismate synthase DhbC, which gives rise to MPTAPEVATHVPLAEPSHPAVGAATSLLDAYTPGARFLGTPTRTLLAQGTHSEVPHDERPLAQRVAATLDAARAAGHDAPLVVGAVPFDQTAPAALTVPGSARTAPPLTADPLIALPADPPAAAAWDIRPVPEPEVYGAGVAAAVERMWRGEFSKVVLARTLELTTPDPLDIPAMLQRLARRDPSGYTFALPTAPGRTLLGASPELLVSRRGNRVVANPLAGSTPRSDDLAEDVRRAAALLESAKDLHEHAVVVDAVHRALAPYCADLTVPARPTLLRTATMWHLSTTVTGTLAAPDTSALELACALHPTPAVCGTPTDTARQVITDTEPFDRGFFTGMVGWGDASGDGEWVVTIRCAEAEERSLRLYAGAGVVAASEPAAETAETGAKFRTFLSAVGAEL
- a CDS encoding phosphopantetheine-binding protein; amino-acid sequence: MALTLEQLRNDVADVLGEDPADIPADENLVDYGLDSVRLMALAGRWNRDHGIEVAVADLSEEPALEKWAVLLGATG
- a CDS encoding isochorismatase family protein gives rise to the protein MALPAIAPYPMPSAGDLPANRVDWKADPSRAVLLVHDLQNYFLSAYRTEASPVTDLLRNVAALKEQAARLGIPVLYTAQPGGQTPAERGLQQDFWGPGLPADEHAAAIADAVAPGPDDTVLTKWKYSGFVRTDLEERLRGLGRDQLVITGVYAHIGVMMTACDAWMRDLQAFLVADAVADFSAEDHAMALRWAAGKCAVVTTTATVFEGN